One window from the genome of Oryctolagus cuniculus chromosome 1, mOryCun1.1, whole genome shotgun sequence encodes:
- the ARFIP2 gene encoding arfaptin-2 isoform X1, producing the protein MTDGILGKAATMEIPIHGNGEAGQLPEDDGLEQDLQQVMVSGPNLNETSIVSGGYGGSGDGLIPTGSGRHPSHSTTPPGPGDEVARGIAGEKFDIVKKWGINTYKCTKQLLSERFGRGSRTVDLELELQIELLRETKRKYESVLQLGRALTAHLYSLLQTQHALGDAFADLSQKSPELQEEFGYNAETQKLLCKNGETLLGAVNFFVSSINTLVTKTMEDTLMTVKQYEAARLEYDAYRTDLEELSLGPRDAGTRGRLESAQATFQAHRDKYEKLRGDVAIKLKFLEENKIKVMHKQLLLFHNAVSAYFAGNQKQLEQTLQQFNIKLRPPGAEKPSWLEEQ; encoded by the exons GACCTCCAGCAGGTGATGGTGTCAGGACCCAACCTCAATGAAACCAGCATTGTGTCTGGGGGCTATGGGGGCTCTGGTGATGGACTCATCCCCACAG GGTCTGGCCGCCATCCATCTCACAGCACCActcctcctggccctggggaTGAAGTGGCTCGGGGCATCGCTGGAGAGAAGTTTGACATTGTCAAGAAATGGGGCATCAACACATATAAG TGTACAAAGCAACTATTATCAGAGCGATTTGGCCGAGGCTCCCGGACTGTGGACCTGGAGCTAGAGCTGCAGATTGAGTTGCTGCGTGAGACGAAGCGCAAGTATGAGAGTGTCCTGCAGCTGGGCCGGGCACTGACAGCCCACCTCTACAGCCTGCTGCAGACCCAGCATGCACTAGGTGACGCCTTTGCTGACCTCAGCCAGAAGTCCCCAGAGCTTCAG GAGGAATTTGGCTACAACGCAGAGACACAGAAGCTGCTGTGCAAGAATGGCGAGACACTGCTAGGGGCTGTGAACTTCTTTGTCTCTAGCATCAACACATTGGTCACCAAGACCATGGAAGATACACTCATGACTGTCAAACAGTATGAGGCTGCCAG GCTGGAATATGATGCCTACCGAACAGACTTAGAAGAGCTGAGCCTAGGCCCCCGGGATGCAGGAACACGCGGTCGACTCGAGAGTGCCCAGGCCACTTTCCAGGCCCATCGGGACAAGTATGAGAAGCTGCGGGGAGATGTGGCCATCAAGCTCAagttcctggaagaaaacaag ATCAAGGTGATGCATaagcagctgctgctcttccacaATGCCGTGTCCGCCTACTTTGCTGGGAATCAGAAACAACTGGAGCAGACCCTGCAGCAGTTCAACATCAAGCTGCGGCCTCCGGGAGCCGAGAAGCCCTCCTGGCTAGAGGAGCAGTGA
- the ARFIP2 gene encoding arfaptin-2 isoform X2: MVSGPNLNETSIVSGGYGGSGDGLIPTGSGRHPSHSTTPPGPGDEVARGIAGEKFDIVKKWGINTYKCTKQLLSERFGRGSRTVDLELELQIELLRETKRKYESVLQLGRALTAHLYSLLQTQHALGDAFADLSQKSPELQEEFGYNAETQKLLCKNGETLLGAVNFFVSSINTLVTKTMEDTLMTVKQYEAARLEYDAYRTDLEELSLGPRDAGTRGRLESAQATFQAHRDKYEKLRGDVAIKLKFLEENKIKVMHKQLLLFHNAVSAYFAGNQKQLEQTLQQFNIKLRPPGAEKPSWLEEQ, encoded by the exons ATGGTGTCAGGACCCAACCTCAATGAAACCAGCATTGTGTCTGGGGGCTATGGGGGCTCTGGTGATGGACTCATCCCCACAG GGTCTGGCCGCCATCCATCTCACAGCACCActcctcctggccctggggaTGAAGTGGCTCGGGGCATCGCTGGAGAGAAGTTTGACATTGTCAAGAAATGGGGCATCAACACATATAAG TGTACAAAGCAACTATTATCAGAGCGATTTGGCCGAGGCTCCCGGACTGTGGACCTGGAGCTAGAGCTGCAGATTGAGTTGCTGCGTGAGACGAAGCGCAAGTATGAGAGTGTCCTGCAGCTGGGCCGGGCACTGACAGCCCACCTCTACAGCCTGCTGCAGACCCAGCATGCACTAGGTGACGCCTTTGCTGACCTCAGCCAGAAGTCCCCAGAGCTTCAG GAGGAATTTGGCTACAACGCAGAGACACAGAAGCTGCTGTGCAAGAATGGCGAGACACTGCTAGGGGCTGTGAACTTCTTTGTCTCTAGCATCAACACATTGGTCACCAAGACCATGGAAGATACACTCATGACTGTCAAACAGTATGAGGCTGCCAG GCTGGAATATGATGCCTACCGAACAGACTTAGAAGAGCTGAGCCTAGGCCCCCGGGATGCAGGAACACGCGGTCGACTCGAGAGTGCCCAGGCCACTTTCCAGGCCCATCGGGACAAGTATGAGAAGCTGCGGGGAGATGTGGCCATCAAGCTCAagttcctggaagaaaacaag ATCAAGGTGATGCATaagcagctgctgctcttccacaATGCCGTGTCCGCCTACTTTGCTGGGAATCAGAAACAACTGGAGCAGACCCTGCAGCAGTTCAACATCAAGCTGCGGCCTCCGGGAGCCGAGAAGCCCTCCTGGCTAGAGGAGCAGTGA